The nucleotide sequence GGCCAACCGCGAAAGCTCTGCGAACGCCCGCAGATAGCCGGACACTTCGCTGGGAGCCGTGACGCGGACCTCCGCGGTGAGGAGCTCGATGCGTACCTCGGCCTCGTCAAGGAGGAGGAACGACTCCAGGGGAAGGATCGCATCACGTCGGGTGCGCAGCGGAACCACCCCCAGTGACACGGCAGGGAGCGCCATCATCGAAAGGAGGTGGCCAAGCTGCTCGGACATGACCGCGTCGTCCGCGATCCGGTGGTGGAGCACAGCCTCATCGACCAGCAATACGAATGTGCGCTCCCCCGGCGTCCGGACGATCGAGGACCGCGCAAGCCGCGCGGTCGCCGCATCGTGCGAGTCATCCGGAATCCGATCGAACCGGGCAACGGAGGCCAGCAGCGCCCGCGCGTACGCATGGGTCTGGGCGAACCCCGGCACCACGTCGCAGCGGTACTCGCGGAAGCGCCGCGTGCGTTCGAACACGGCGGCGTACGAGTCCTGCAAACGCCGCATCCCCGTGCCATGTCGCCGTTTCCACTCCACGTATAACGAGTCGACGTCACGGGCCTGGGCCAGCAAATCCGCTACCTGATCCTCGGCGCCACAGACCGTGCACCACATACGGATGTCGGCGGCGCTCGGCATCGTGGTGCCCGTACTCAGCCGACTCGACTTCGACGCGTGCCAGCCGGCACGGGCCGCCAAGCGGACACCGTCCAGCCCGGCGCCGTGCATGATCTCCCGCAGACGCGCTCCCAATGCCGCACGGGCAGCCTGCGCGCTGGACGACGGTGATGTGGCCACG is from Yinghuangia sp. ASG 101 and encodes:
- a CDS encoding DUF5753 domain-containing protein, yielding MATSPSSSAQAARAALGARLREIMHGAGLDGVRLAARAGWHASKSSRLSTGTTMPSAADIRMWCTVCGAEDQVADLLAQARDVDSLYVEWKRRHGTGMRRLQDSYAAVFERTRRFREYRCDVVPGFAQTHAYARALLASVARFDRIPDDSHDAATARLARSSIVRTPGERTFVLLVDEAVLHHRIADDAVMSEQLGHLLSMMALPAVSLGVVPLRTRRDAILPLESFLLLDEAEVRIELLTAEVRVTAPSEVSGYLRAFAELSRLAVHGAQARALIGAALDALG